The Leifsonia poae region CGAAGAGTGGAAGGAGGTCGGCGAGGTCGGCGCCCACCTGCGTGGTCGAGGCCGGCCATCCGGTGATGGTCACCGAGCCGCCGGTCACGACGGCCGCAGCGAGGAACGGCGCCGCGTTGGAGAGGTCGGGCTCGATGTCGACGTCGAGCGCCGCGATCGGGCCAGGCTGCACCACCCAGCGGCCGACGTCGGGCGAATCGACGACCACGCCGCGCGCCGCGAGGGTGACGATGGTCATCGCGATGTGGGGGAGGCTCGGCAGACGCTCGCCGACGTGGGTGAGGTCGAGGCCGTTTTCGAACCGCGACGCCGAGAGCAGCAGGGCGCTCACGAACTGGCTCGACGATGAGGCATCGATGGTGATAGCTCCGCCGGTGACCGAACCCGTGCCGTGCACCGTGAACGGGAGGGAACCCCGCCCGTCGTCGTTGATGTCTACACCGAGGTCGCGCAGTGACGACACGATCGACCCCATCGGACGCCTGCGCGCCGAATCATCGGCGTCGAAGAGGGTGGGGCCGAGGGCGAGGCCGGCCAGCGGCGGCACGAACCGCATCACCGTTCCCGCCTGACCGCAGTCGATCGTCGTGCTGCCGAGCAGTTCGTCGGCGGGCGTGACGAGCAGATCGGCGCCGAACTCGCCGCTCGCCGGCCGTTCTTCGATCGTGACACCGAGCGAGCGCAAGGCCTCGACCATGTTCACGGTGTCGCGCGAGTGCAGAGGCGAGCGCAGCAGCGAGGGGCCGTCGGCGAGGGCGGCGAGAACCAGCTCCCGTGCGGTCAAAGACTTGGAGCCCGGCAGGGAGACCGAGGCGTTCAGCGGGCCGGAGGCCACGGGCGCAGGCCACAGCGTGTTCGGCTCCTCGTGCGTGTTGTCGCCGTAAGGATCGAACTCGGGGGCGGAATATTTCGAGATCAGCATTGTTGTCCAGATTATCCGCGTTTTCGACCGAAGGAAGGACTGTCGTGGTATCCGTTGCCGCCGTTCTCGACTCTCCCCGTGTGGAAGCACGGGCAGAACTAGACTGGCCGGTGATGACCACCGATACCGACGACACC contains the following coding sequences:
- the aroA gene encoding 3-phosphoshikimate 1-carboxyvinyltransferase, coding for MLISKYSAPEFDPYGDNTHEEPNTLWPAPVASGPLNASVSLPGSKSLTARELVLAALADGPSLLRSPLHSRDTVNMVEALRSLGVTIEERPASGEFGADLLVTPADELLGSTTIDCGQAGTVMRFVPPLAGLALGPTLFDADDSARRRPMGSIVSSLRDLGVDINDDGRGSLPFTVHGTGSVTGGAITIDASSSSQFVSALLLSASRFENGLDLTHVGERLPSLPHIAMTIVTLAARGVVVDSPDVGRWVVQPGPIAALDVDIEPDLSNAAPFLAAAVVTGGSVTITGWPASTTQVGADLADLLPLFGATVARDGDRLTVTGGESIPGVTIDLSTGGELAPALVAIAALADGPSEIVGIGHIRHHETDRLAALAAEINGLGGRVTELPDGLRIEPQPLHGGVWRSYEDHRMATAGAIIGLAVPGVEIENVATTAKTLPQFTQLWQRMVDEGTA